The Drosophila bipectinata strain 14024-0381.07 chromosome 2L, DbipHiC1v2, whole genome shotgun sequence genome has a segment encoding these proteins:
- the baf gene encoding barrier-to-autointegration factor: MSGTSQKYRNFVAEPMGDKAVTELAGIGDTLGGRLIEAGFDKAYTVLGQYLVLKKDEELFKDWMKEVCHASSKQASDCYNCLNDWCEEFL, encoded by the exons ATGTCGGGAACCTCTCAAAAGTACAGGAATTTCGTGGCTGAGCCCATGGGCGACAAGGCGGTGACCGAGTTGGCTGGCATCGGTGACACGCTGGGTGGAAGGCTAATTGAAGCTGGTTTTGATAAG GCATATACCGTTCTGGGCCAGTATCTGGTCCTTAAGAAGGACGAGGAGCTCTTCAAGGACTGGATGAAGGAGGTCTGTCACGCCAGCTCCAAACAAGCGTCGGATTGCTACAACTGCCTGAACGATTGGTGCGAGGAGTTCTTGTAA
- the LOC108126065 gene encoding inactive pancreatic lipase-related protein 1 isoform X2 produces the protein MLQLHWLFGLTLAWMVGIRGEVALNQEDYNKTWIYMPNGEGKPEVAYLVEPPPENRINLPQLIKFELYGSESSSSADFWIDDNNFEFPQRHKRDTWQEMAEKFNPDLDTKILVHGWKSSTMSNSIQSIRGAYIERGQVNVFAINWKDQADNIYYLTPARYTVQVGRAVAKLIDLLVEEKDADPQRIHLIGHSLGAHIMGYAGSYTKYRVNRITGLDPARPAFEDCIGPENHLDDTDANFVDVIHSCAGYLGFRKPIGMVDFYPNGGGPPQPGCKELSQIFTGCSHGRSYEYYAESINSPKGFYGVPCTGLDELKGKNCTGGKILMGDPVPRDARGIFFVKTANKPTYALGIDEILSN, from the exons ATGTTGCAATTACACTGGCTTTTTGGGTTAACCCTTGCCTGGATGG TTGGCATACGTGGCGAGGTGGCTCTGAATCAGGAGGATTACAACAAGACCTGGATTTATATGCCCAATGGGGAGGGAAAGCCGGAAGTGGCCTACTTGGTGGAGCCTCCTCCAGAGAATCGTATTAATTTGCCGCAACTTATCAAGTTTGAACTTTATGGAAG TGAGTCCAGTTCCAGTGCCGACTTCTGGATAGACGACAATAATTTCGAGTTCCCGCAACGCCACAAACGCGACACCTGGCAGGAAATGGCCGAGAAGTTTAATCCCGATCTGGACACTAAAATCCTTGTTCATGGCTGGAAGTCCAGCACCATGAGTAATTCCATTCAATCGATTCGAGGAGCCTACATAGAACGGGGTCAGGTGAATGTATTCGCCATCAATTGGAAGGATCAGGCGGATAATATTTATTACCTGACCCCAGCACGATATACTGTCCAAGTGGGCAGGGCAGTGGCCAAGCTGATAGATCTTCTGGTTGAGGAAAAGGATGCAGATCCACAG AGAATACATCTAATAGGTCATAGTTTAGGTGCCCATATAATGGGTTATGCTGGCTCTTATACAAAATACAGAGTTAATCGCATAACTGGCTTGGATCCGGCACGTCCCGCTTTCGAAGATTGCATTGGGCCCGAGAACCATTTGGACGATACGGATGCCAACTTTGTGGATGTCATTCATAGTTGTGCCGGATATTTGGGTTTCCGCAAACCGATTGGAATGGTTGATTTCTATCCAAATGGAGGTGGACCACCACAACCAGGATGCAAAGAGTTATCTCAGATTTTTA CTGGCTGCAGTCATGGACGATCCTATGAATATTATGCGGAATCTATCAACTCGCCAAAAGGATTTTACGGTGTTCCCTGTACAGGACTTGATGAACTCAAGGGTAAAAACTGTACTGGCGGAAAGATCCTTATGGGTGATCCTGTTCCTCGGGATGCTAGGGGTATTTTCTTTGTTAAAACGGCCAACAAACCAACCTATGCCCTGGGAATCGATGAAATTCTGAGTAACTGA
- the Tg gene encoding annulin isoform X1 has protein sequence MGQKLTCCRKCEEWLESHRNEDEPKLRIRNINANYLAGGPNKDQIDSANSAVLGVVRIDPCLEDNHDEHHTSHFYAAAAKEALIVRRGEPFRLRIHFNRDYSPSKDAISFIFSVADDVRPSPGHGTLTALVPHDGIDYLGDTLEWGAGIESHEGQILTVLIKPPSTCPVTEWKLDIDTKLLGDGSKSYPLPLPLYVLFNPWCPEDQVYLKDHDQRKEYVMHDTTLIWRGSYNRLRPSVWKIGQFERHVLECSLKVLGTVGRIPPAYRGDPVRVARALSALVNSVDDDGVLLGNWSEDFSGGVAPTKWTGSAEILQQFYKTQRSVKFAQCWNFSGVLATIARSLGIPARIITCYSSAHDTQASLTVDVFIDENNKKLEAETTDSIWNYHVWNELWMQRPDLGVGLHGSYDGWQVVDATPQEASDNMYRVGPASVLAVKHGEILRPFDGGFVFAEVNADKLYWRYNGPSQPLKLLRKDTLAIGHLISTKAVLKWEREDITDSYKHAERSEEERSTMLKALKQSRHAFSRYYLNDNFNEVEFDMELKDDIKVGENFSVVLKVSNKSETRVHLATGQISCDAVLYTGVGAVEVKSLGFELELQPKSSDYVRMEVIFEEYYEKLSSQAAFQISVAAKVKDTDYDYYAQDDFRVRKPDIKFQLGEANIVAQKELDVIVRLANPLPIPLHKGVFTVEGPGIEQPLKFKIAEIPVGGTAAATFKYTPPYAGRGTMLAKFTSKELDDVDGYKHYEIEPRPEDLLQPNGSHRRSNIIRRRTDVIP, from the exons ATTCTGCCAACTCGGCAGTGCTGGGAGTAGTTCGGATAGATCCCTGCCTGGAGGACAACCACGATGAGCACCATACGAGTCACTTTTATGCCGCAGCTGCCAAGGAAGCCCTCATCGTGAGGAGAGGAGAACCCTTCAGACTCCGCATCCACTTTAATCGCGACTACAGTCCCAGCAAGGATGCCATCAGTTTTATTTTCAGTGTGGCCGATGATGTCAGACCGAGTCCTGGCCATGGAACGCTCACAGCTTTGGTGCCCCACGATGGTATCGATTACCTGGGCGACACCCTGGAGTGGGGGGCTGGAATTGAGTCCCACGAGGGTCAAATCCTTACAGTCCTGATCAAGCCACCTTCCACTTGCCCGGTGACCGAATGGAAATTGGATATTGACACCAAGCTTCTGGGAGATGGCTCCAAGAGTTATCCCCTCCCTCTGCCTTTGTATGTGCTCTTTAATCCTTGGTGCCCTGAGGATCAGGTGTACCTGAAGGATCATGATCAGCGAAAGGAATATGTGATGCACGATACGACTTTGATCTGGAGAGGATCCTACAATAGACTGCGTCCCTCGGTCTGGAAAATTGGGCAATTCGAGAGGCACGTGTTGGAGTGCAGCTTAAAGGTCCTAGGCACTGTCGGGAGGATTCCTCCTGCCTACAGGGGTGATCCTGTGCGGGTGGCCCGTGCCCTGTCCGCCTTGGTCAACTCCGTGGATGATGATGGTGTGCTGCTGGGAAATTGGTCAGAGGACTTCTCCGGTGGAGTGGCCCCCACCAAGTGGACCGGTTCCGCCGAGATCCTTCAGCAGTTCTACAAAACCCAGAGATCCGTGAAATTTGCCCAGTGCTGGAACTTTAGCGGTGTACTGGCCACCATTGCCAGGAGTCTGGGAATTCCGGCCAGGATTATCACCTGCTACTCCTCCGCCCACGACACCCAGGCCTCCCTAACCGTCGATGTTTTCATCGATGAGAACAACAAGAAACTAGAGGCGGAGACTACGGATTCGATTTGGAACTACCATGTGTGGAATGAGCTGTGGATGCAGCGTCCTGACCTGGGAGTGGGTCTGCACGGCTCCTACGACGGCTGGCAGGTGGTAGATGCCACACCACAGGAGGCATCTGACAATATGTACCGCGTGGGTCCTGCCTCTGTTCTGGCCGTAAAACATGGCGAGATCCTGCGACCCTTTGATGGAGGCTTCGTCTTTGCGGAGGTTAATGCAGACAAGCTCTACTGGCGCTACAATGGACCCAGTCAGCCCCTGAAACTCCTTCGCAAGGATACCCTGGCCATAGGTCATCTAATAAGCACCAAGGCGGTACTGAAATGGGAGAGGGAGGACATCACGGACAGCTACAAACACGCCGAGCGTTCCGAGGAGGAGAGGAGCACTATGCTCAAGGCCCTCAAGCAGTCCCGTCACGCCTTTAGTCGGTATTACCTGAATGACAACTTCAATGAAGTGGAATTCGACATGGAGCTCAAGGACGACATCAAAGTGGGTGAGAACTTCAGTGTGGTTCTGAAAGTCTCCAACAAAAGCGAGACTCGCGTCCACTTGGCCACAGGGCAGATTAGTTGCGATGCTGTCCTCTACACCGGAGTGGGCGCCGTGGAGGTCAAGTCCCTGGGCTTTGAACTGGAACTCCAGCCGAAGAGCAGCGACTACGTGCGCATGGAGGTCATCTTTGAGGAGTACTACGAGAAGCTGTCCTCACAGGCCGCCTTCCAGATTTCGGTCGCCGCCAAGGTCAAGGACACGGACTACGACTACTATGCACAGGATGACTTCCGGGTTCGCAAGCCGGACATTAAATTCCAACTGGGCGAGGCCAACATTGTGGCCCAAAAGGAGCTGGACGTGATTGTCCGACTGGCCAACCCCCTGCCCATTCCCCTTCACAAAGGAGTCTTCACGGTGGAGGGTCCTGGCATCGAACAGCCTTTGAAATTTAAg ATCGCCGAGATCCCTGTGGGTGGCACCGCGGCAGCCACATTTAAGTACACTCCTCCGTATGCGGGTCGTGGAACCATGCTGGCCAAGTTTACCTCCAAGGAGCTGGACGACGTGGATGGCTACAAGCACTACGAGATTGAACCTCGCCCGGAGGACCTACTGCAGCCCAATGGAAGCCATCGAAGAAGCAATATTATTCGCCGACGTACCGATGTTATTCCCTAA
- the LOC108126065 gene encoding inactive pancreatic lipase-related protein 1 isoform X1: MSDQLTIDGHLVKMSSNALACICNVINPCRNEVSTTFVVVQWLITGFAALAQVVRPVLLLFGIRGEVALNQEDYNKTWIYMPNGEGKPEVAYLVEPPPENRINLPQLIKFELYGSESSSSADFWIDDNNFEFPQRHKRDTWQEMAEKFNPDLDTKILVHGWKSSTMSNSIQSIRGAYIERGQVNVFAINWKDQADNIYYLTPARYTVQVGRAVAKLIDLLVEEKDADPQRIHLIGHSLGAHIMGYAGSYTKYRVNRITGLDPARPAFEDCIGPENHLDDTDANFVDVIHSCAGYLGFRKPIGMVDFYPNGGGPPQPGCKELSQIFTGCSHGRSYEYYAESINSPKGFYGVPCTGLDELKGKNCTGGKILMGDPVPRDARGIFFVKTANKPTYALGIDEILSN, encoded by the exons ATGTCCGATCAGTTGACGATCGACGGTCACCTGGTCAAGATGTCCTCCAATGCGTTGGCCTGCATCTGCAATGTCATAAATCCCTGCCGTAACGAGGTGTCCACCACCTTTGTGGTGGTGCAGTGGCTCATCACCGGATTCGCGGCCCTAGCCCAGGTGGTGCGACCCGTGCTCTTGCTTt TTGGCATACGTGGCGAGGTGGCTCTGAATCAGGAGGATTACAACAAGACCTGGATTTATATGCCCAATGGGGAGGGAAAGCCGGAAGTGGCCTACTTGGTGGAGCCTCCTCCAGAGAATCGTATTAATTTGCCGCAACTTATCAAGTTTGAACTTTATGGAAG TGAGTCCAGTTCCAGTGCCGACTTCTGGATAGACGACAATAATTTCGAGTTCCCGCAACGCCACAAACGCGACACCTGGCAGGAAATGGCCGAGAAGTTTAATCCCGATCTGGACACTAAAATCCTTGTTCATGGCTGGAAGTCCAGCACCATGAGTAATTCCATTCAATCGATTCGAGGAGCCTACATAGAACGGGGTCAGGTGAATGTATTCGCCATCAATTGGAAGGATCAGGCGGATAATATTTATTACCTGACCCCAGCACGATATACTGTCCAAGTGGGCAGGGCAGTGGCCAAGCTGATAGATCTTCTGGTTGAGGAAAAGGATGCAGATCCACAG AGAATACATCTAATAGGTCATAGTTTAGGTGCCCATATAATGGGTTATGCTGGCTCTTATACAAAATACAGAGTTAATCGCATAACTGGCTTGGATCCGGCACGTCCCGCTTTCGAAGATTGCATTGGGCCCGAGAACCATTTGGACGATACGGATGCCAACTTTGTGGATGTCATTCATAGTTGTGCCGGATATTTGGGTTTCCGCAAACCGATTGGAATGGTTGATTTCTATCCAAATGGAGGTGGACCACCACAACCAGGATGCAAAGAGTTATCTCAGATTTTTA CTGGCTGCAGTCATGGACGATCCTATGAATATTATGCGGAATCTATCAACTCGCCAAAAGGATTTTACGGTGTTCCCTGTACAGGACTTGATGAACTCAAGGGTAAAAACTGTACTGGCGGAAAGATCCTTATGGGTGATCCTGTTCCTCGGGATGCTAGGGGTATTTTCTTTGTTAAAACGGCCAACAAACCAACCTATGCCCTGGGAATCGATGAAATTCTGAGTAACTGA
- the Tg gene encoding annulin isoform X2, whose amino-acid sequence MSYWYRNYAPSWLQKWWHTNNPPRRVNPFRSTRPLANIEDSANSAVLGVVRIDPCLEDNHDEHHTSHFYAAAAKEALIVRRGEPFRLRIHFNRDYSPSKDAISFIFSVADDVRPSPGHGTLTALVPHDGIDYLGDTLEWGAGIESHEGQILTVLIKPPSTCPVTEWKLDIDTKLLGDGSKSYPLPLPLYVLFNPWCPEDQVYLKDHDQRKEYVMHDTTLIWRGSYNRLRPSVWKIGQFERHVLECSLKVLGTVGRIPPAYRGDPVRVARALSALVNSVDDDGVLLGNWSEDFSGGVAPTKWTGSAEILQQFYKTQRSVKFAQCWNFSGVLATIARSLGIPARIITCYSSAHDTQASLTVDVFIDENNKKLEAETTDSIWNYHVWNELWMQRPDLGVGLHGSYDGWQVVDATPQEASDNMYRVGPASVLAVKHGEILRPFDGGFVFAEVNADKLYWRYNGPSQPLKLLRKDTLAIGHLISTKAVLKWEREDITDSYKHAERSEEERSTMLKALKQSRHAFSRYYLNDNFNEVEFDMELKDDIKVGENFSVVLKVSNKSETRVHLATGQISCDAVLYTGVGAVEVKSLGFELELQPKSSDYVRMEVIFEEYYEKLSSQAAFQISVAAKVKDTDYDYYAQDDFRVRKPDIKFQLGEANIVAQKELDVIVRLANPLPIPLHKGVFTVEGPGIEQPLKFKIAEIPVGGTAAATFKYTPPYAGRGTMLAKFTSKELDDVDGYKHYEIEPRPEDLLQPNGSHRRSNIIRRRTDVIP is encoded by the exons ATGAGTTACTGGTATCGGAACTATGCCCCAAGTTGGTTACAGAAATGGTGGCACACAAATAATCCCCCCCGAAGAGTGAATCCCTTTCGTAGTACTCGACCACTGGCCAATATTGAAG ATTCTGCCAACTCGGCAGTGCTGGGAGTAGTTCGGATAGATCCCTGCCTGGAGGACAACCACGATGAGCACCATACGAGTCACTTTTATGCCGCAGCTGCCAAGGAAGCCCTCATCGTGAGGAGAGGAGAACCCTTCAGACTCCGCATCCACTTTAATCGCGACTACAGTCCCAGCAAGGATGCCATCAGTTTTATTTTCAGTGTGGCCGATGATGTCAGACCGAGTCCTGGCCATGGAACGCTCACAGCTTTGGTGCCCCACGATGGTATCGATTACCTGGGCGACACCCTGGAGTGGGGGGCTGGAATTGAGTCCCACGAGGGTCAAATCCTTACAGTCCTGATCAAGCCACCTTCCACTTGCCCGGTGACCGAATGGAAATTGGATATTGACACCAAGCTTCTGGGAGATGGCTCCAAGAGTTATCCCCTCCCTCTGCCTTTGTATGTGCTCTTTAATCCTTGGTGCCCTGAGGATCAGGTGTACCTGAAGGATCATGATCAGCGAAAGGAATATGTGATGCACGATACGACTTTGATCTGGAGAGGATCCTACAATAGACTGCGTCCCTCGGTCTGGAAAATTGGGCAATTCGAGAGGCACGTGTTGGAGTGCAGCTTAAAGGTCCTAGGCACTGTCGGGAGGATTCCTCCTGCCTACAGGGGTGATCCTGTGCGGGTGGCCCGTGCCCTGTCCGCCTTGGTCAACTCCGTGGATGATGATGGTGTGCTGCTGGGAAATTGGTCAGAGGACTTCTCCGGTGGAGTGGCCCCCACCAAGTGGACCGGTTCCGCCGAGATCCTTCAGCAGTTCTACAAAACCCAGAGATCCGTGAAATTTGCCCAGTGCTGGAACTTTAGCGGTGTACTGGCCACCATTGCCAGGAGTCTGGGAATTCCGGCCAGGATTATCACCTGCTACTCCTCCGCCCACGACACCCAGGCCTCCCTAACCGTCGATGTTTTCATCGATGAGAACAACAAGAAACTAGAGGCGGAGACTACGGATTCGATTTGGAACTACCATGTGTGGAATGAGCTGTGGATGCAGCGTCCTGACCTGGGAGTGGGTCTGCACGGCTCCTACGACGGCTGGCAGGTGGTAGATGCCACACCACAGGAGGCATCTGACAATATGTACCGCGTGGGTCCTGCCTCTGTTCTGGCCGTAAAACATGGCGAGATCCTGCGACCCTTTGATGGAGGCTTCGTCTTTGCGGAGGTTAATGCAGACAAGCTCTACTGGCGCTACAATGGACCCAGTCAGCCCCTGAAACTCCTTCGCAAGGATACCCTGGCCATAGGTCATCTAATAAGCACCAAGGCGGTACTGAAATGGGAGAGGGAGGACATCACGGACAGCTACAAACACGCCGAGCGTTCCGAGGAGGAGAGGAGCACTATGCTCAAGGCCCTCAAGCAGTCCCGTCACGCCTTTAGTCGGTATTACCTGAATGACAACTTCAATGAAGTGGAATTCGACATGGAGCTCAAGGACGACATCAAAGTGGGTGAGAACTTCAGTGTGGTTCTGAAAGTCTCCAACAAAAGCGAGACTCGCGTCCACTTGGCCACAGGGCAGATTAGTTGCGATGCTGTCCTCTACACCGGAGTGGGCGCCGTGGAGGTCAAGTCCCTGGGCTTTGAACTGGAACTCCAGCCGAAGAGCAGCGACTACGTGCGCATGGAGGTCATCTTTGAGGAGTACTACGAGAAGCTGTCCTCACAGGCCGCCTTCCAGATTTCGGTCGCCGCCAAGGTCAAGGACACGGACTACGACTACTATGCACAGGATGACTTCCGGGTTCGCAAGCCGGACATTAAATTCCAACTGGGCGAGGCCAACATTGTGGCCCAAAAGGAGCTGGACGTGATTGTCCGACTGGCCAACCCCCTGCCCATTCCCCTTCACAAAGGAGTCTTCACGGTGGAGGGTCCTGGCATCGAACAGCCTTTGAAATTTAAg ATCGCCGAGATCCCTGTGGGTGGCACCGCGGCAGCCACATTTAAGTACACTCCTCCGTATGCGGGTCGTGGAACCATGCTGGCCAAGTTTACCTCCAAGGAGCTGGACGACGTGGATGGCTACAAGCACTACGAGATTGAACCTCGCCCGGAGGACCTACTGCAGCCCAATGGAAGCCATCGAAGAAGCAATATTATTCGCCGACGTACCGATGTTATTCCCTAA